Genomic DNA from Anthonomus grandis grandis chromosome 5, icAntGran1.3, whole genome shotgun sequence:
TCGATAATGTTAAGCCACCTGTtttccgataaaatcttaatagACGGTGACGATTTGGTGCTGAAATACGTAGGAGATGCTGGGGTgatgtcataatttatttctttttatttgattttttatcgtgttctaattttaatatttttcttctctCTGCTTGTTCGGTTTAGATTTTTAAACATCTATGTAGAAGCTTCAAATTTGTATGTCCTTCTAAACGGTGTCAAAATAACTGTTTAAACGGCATTAAAATAAAGAGTGAGTATTAAACGAAAAATTACAGGGTTAATAGCTTATTTTTGACACCAACTTTTTTAACTCTTAATGTTGGTTTGGcattttttcttacaattttttaagccattaaatgttgataaaaacaagaaaaaaacaaaaaaaatctacatgTTATTATCAAtgttatcttttaaaataccaTAACATACTGGACCTGCCAATTGCATTGTTTATTGGGATGCCTGGTATAACGTCTTAGCGAACAATAATAAATACACCGCACTCGTTTTTGAGACACCTCGTATAGAATTAGGTATTTTTGAACTATCTCGATGTTTAGAAGAACATTTTTCTATgggataataaaataatttattatatagcttttttcaaagaatattacctaaaaactgataaaaaaaacatgaaaaatagatttttgcTCTCAGTGTCTTAGCATTTTTTCGATCTTCATGTTGTAgagatatttttgtaaacgaGGCGGCACACCAATGAGGTTTATTTACACGGAATTTATGAAACTTGATACTTATAAGTACATCTAAAAGAATATGCGAATCTGCATTCGGGCAGCACATAAAATTGATGATGTACgaacattatttttatacgtgaatttttttcatattctaAAGGTAACTTTATTTTTGCTAGACTTTTTTGatgataacaaaatatttttttttaaataaactgattAACCTTCGAAAAGTCGCGCGAAAAACTTTGACATGCTTAGTTGCCCCGGTCTTTGACACCAGGTGCCTGATCAGAATCAAATTACTTCGAAagactttttttgtaataatagaAGTGTGAAATAAATGGCTGgactttatttacaaaagtttttattcacAAAACTAATTTAACAAGTTTTTCATGAGCacataatgaatttaaaaaaaaattcaaattattttgataaaagaacaaaaatctTCTGGCttataaagaaactttaaaaacaaaattagcaaatattaaaatgtagcTAGTATCTATAGAACATAGTAATGTGAAAATAATCGAtctaatcatttttaaaagcatttccTCTGTATGTTGGACAAATAGCGATGATATGGTTTGTTCAAAAGTGTGCTGGGTATTAGGGTGTTCTAAATTACTAGTTCACTGGTGTTTAAAGTTAATAAAGGAAGTTGAAAATCCTCATAGTCCAAACTTTCTCCGTTGGTTGGCAATGGCGAGTCAAGTCTGTTTTCTAGCAAGTCTCAGAGGTGATGGAGTCCGAGCCGGATGGTATCTCATCCAAAATAGTAAATGCCAGGTCAGAAGTGATGTTtcccaaattaaaataattatttcctttaaattagaaaagtacccaattttattcattttaataaaaaatgacacccttataataaaaaaacataaatattttcaacaaaaaaacgATATTAGaatgtatatttaaaagattaaaacaaaaaaattggcatgatgttttttctttaacaatgcATAAGTAAGATGCATTGTTTTTAAGAGATGCCATGCAAGACTCACAGACAACAAACCACAAACGaattgaaaaaagaattttacaaaAGAAGAACATTTCTTATTCCACATCTTTGGTGCTTTTCTTAAGCCATAAttgcttttgtttaatttacaaATTCTGTCCGTTTTTTCTTCAAATCACTAAGGCTACGGTTATAGTGCATGCGTGTTCTGACGAACTGGCGTTCGGACGAACTCGTCAGAACACGCGCGAACAAACAAATAAACAGCAGCAAACTATAGTGGTTACGTTAGGAGCGAATTGTTCGGCCGAACCCGCACGAATTCGTCAGAAGAATAgatctttcaaataattttgttttttcggaCGAATGTAAATGCGAATTTGAATTGTAAAAGTATGGACGtggataaattaattagtttagttcttgaaaacaaaagtttatgggACATGAAGGACAAAAGTTACCATAATAGAGATCAATCTCGACAAAAATGGGAAAAGATTGCACAGGAAATGAATACAAGTCGTAAGTATTACATTAGGTACattaatattacatatattcCATAGTACTTACATTAAATTAGAAATGAGTTTAGGAATTTaggtttaattattaattaaaaatgttatactgAAACTGCACCGCCCCTGCTGGGCtccaaaagtaatttttataaatgtctcTTACTTGAGCCGCTGTTGCCCCGTAGCGATTGTATCGCCTTGAAACAGATGTCTTTTTATTGAGACCATGTTGTTCTTGTGTCAGTACTGGGACTCCTTCCATGTCGATAATTACATTATGCAATAAGGTTGCACTTTTCACTAGAATGTCAACTTTTTCAGGATACATCTGAagttctgtttttaaaaatctccaTTTACTAACTAATATCCCAAACGCACATTCAATACAGCGCCGAGCTCTAGACAATCTGTAGTTGAATATCCGTTCTTCACGGGAAAGATTCTGTTTTGAATATGGTTTTAACAAATACGACTTCAACGGATAAGCGTCGTCACCTAATAGTACAAAGGGCGCCATAATTTTTGTTGATGGTATATAGTCGTTATCTGGGATATTAAACGTATTTTGCTCTAAATGTTTATAAACGTTCGAAAGCGAAAATATGCCTCCATCGCTTTGCTTTCCGTAAGCTCCCACATCTACAGTCACAAATCTATAACTGGCATCCGATATTCCTTGTAACACTATTGAAAAATActgtttgtaattataatataacgaTCCTGAATTTTGTGGGCATTTAATTCTGATATGTTTTCCGTCAATGCAGCCAACGCAGTTAGGAAAATTCCATTTTGTGAAAAAGTCTTTTGCTATAGCTTTTAAATGTTCTGTAGTAGGCATAGGCATGTGTTTTTCCCGAAAGCTATTCCATATTGATAGACATGTTTCATAAACAATTAATCGTATTGCACTATGGGAAATTCTATATGAAAAACTGAGTGCCCTAAAAGACATCCCCGTAGATagatacctaaaaaaaatataatatgataataataaaattttaaagtgaacatcttctattaaatttttttttatttcagtagaAACTGTCAAAAATAAGTGGCGTGGTCTAAGAGACACCTATcgcaaagaatttaaaaaatgcacagAAACTCGATCGGGCCAAGAAGGGGGCAGAGGAAAAGAATCGACATGGCCGTATTATACAGCTATGCTGTTTCTGAAAGATCAATTCGCCCCTAGAATTATGCAAAGTAGTATTCCAGAACCCGAGGCTGACGGAGAGCTTGAAAACGATGTTGGAGAATTCGATGATAGCAGTGAAGATGACTTGGATGATGAGTCACAGTTGAGCGCAATTGCATCAAGTAATTCCAAAACAGAGAAAAACTTTCGGTCACAATCACAGCGTGTAGCCCCCGACAATCCCGACATAACTCCTCAGACTAAACGTGCCAAAATTGCAAAGTCAAGTGCTTTTTCCAAGCTTCTGGAAATTGAACAGAAAAAGTTGgaggaatttaaaaagaaaaacgctCCGGTTACCAAGAAAGTAGACCAAGAAGATGCTGATTATCATTTTTTGATGAGCTTGTTGCCATACCTTAAAAATGTGCCAGAAGAGAGGAAAATGATCGTGAGAAATAAGCTGCAGCAAGTATTTTGCGATGAGCAATATTttcaacaacaaaaaagctGTGGAAACACCTATCCATCTTCACACTATTCATATTACAATAAATCTTCAGAGCCAATGCATAACACTAGGCCGACTTCTTCATGTTCCCTCCTGACTACCCCTTCTGGACCTAGCAGTGTAGAAACCGCAGAGCATGACAATATTAATACCTACACAGACTTAGCAACATTTTTTTCCTCACATAACCCTGGACCGTAATAGGATTTCgtataaactttttcaaaatgtattaacagtattattttgtatttaaaaaatatggtttgtaGATAAGAAATAAGAAGTTTTATTCCTTTGACAATCAACTAAGGAAGTATTTGTAAGTATTACTAAGTACAGACTTACCTCAAAGTTAGGGCCAATCTTTCTCTAGCTGATATGCATTCTCGAAAGTTTGATTGCTTAGTTATACTTTCTTCGATCCCCTCTAGGATATAGTTGAAAGTTTGTATTGACATTCTAAAGTATTCGAAAAATTTTTCTGGTTGGCGTAAAAGTTCTTCAAATAGGGTGTGAAATTCACCATTAATATTCCTTGAAGCAAACATTTCGTTTATACATATAGTCCTTTCATTcattaacaacatttttaacaaaGGACTTTCTAAAAACAGATAATCGTCCACGTCATCCATCACGGATATTTTGCGACGGCAACAAaaccagtaaaaattaaaatcagttcGTCACAATACGCAAACAAACTAACCACTTTTGTTCTGACCAAGAATTCTGACGTTTTCGGCCGAACGCCAGTTCGTCAGAACACGCATGCACTATAACCGTAGCCTAAGGCGCAATTCACACAGAACGGACGTGTGGTGGTGGCCTGGGAGTGGCGTGGTGCAGCTGTGGAGCGGACTTGGCGCACTCAATTCAGTCAGAAAGGGATACCGATGTTT
This window encodes:
- the LOC126736436 gene encoding uncharacterized protein LOC126736436 isoform X2 — encoded protein: MDVDKLISLVLENKSLWDMKDKSYHNRDQSRQKWEKIAQEMNTSQTVKNKWRGLRDTYRKEFKKCTETRSGQEGGRGKESTWPYYTAMLFLKDQFAPRIMQSSIPEPEADGELENDVGEFDDSSEDDLDDESQLSAIASSNSKTEKNFRSQSQRVAPDNPDITPQTKRAKIAKSSAFSKLLEIEQKKLEEFKKKNAPVTKKVDQEDADYHFLMSLLPYLKNVPEERKMIVRNKLQQVFCDEQYFQQQKSCGNTYPSSHYSYYNKSSEPMHNTRPTSSCSLLTTPSGPSSVETAEHDNINTYTDLATFFSSHNPGP
- the LOC126736436 gene encoding uncharacterized protein LOC126736436 isoform X1 translates to MDVDKLISLVLENKSLWDMKDKSYHNRDQSRQKWEKIAQEMNTSLETVKNKWRGLRDTYRKEFKKCTETRSGQEGGRGKESTWPYYTAMLFLKDQFAPRIMQSSIPEPEADGELENDVGEFDDSSEDDLDDESQLSAIASSNSKTEKNFRSQSQRVAPDNPDITPQTKRAKIAKSSAFSKLLEIEQKKLEEFKKKNAPVTKKVDQEDADYHFLMSLLPYLKNVPEERKMIVRNKLQQVFCDEQYFQQQKSCGNTYPSSHYSYYNKSSEPMHNTRPTSSCSLLTTPSGPSSVETAEHDNINTYTDLATFFSSHNPGP
- the LOC126736435 gene encoding uncharacterized protein LOC126736435, with protein sequence MDDVDDYLFLESPLLKMLLMNERTICINEMFASRNINGEFHTLFEELLRQPEKFFEYFRMSIQTFNYILEGIEESITKQSNFRECISARERLALTLRYLSTGMSFRALSFSYRISHSAIRLIVYETCLSIWNSFREKHMPMPTTEHLKAIAKDFFTKWNFPNCVGCIDGKHIRIKCPQNSGSLYYNYKQYFSIVLQGISDASYRFVTVDVGAYGKQSDGGIFSLSNVYKHLEQNTFNIPDNDYIPSTKIMAPFVLLGDDAYPLKSYLLKPYSKQNLSREERIFNYRLSRARRCIECAFGILVSKWRFLKTELQMYPEKVDILVKSATLLHNVIIDMEGVPVLTQEQHGLNKKTSVSRRYNRYGATAAQVRDIYKNYFWSPAGAVQFQYNIFN